In Oryza sativa Japonica Group chromosome 2, ASM3414082v1, the following are encoded in one genomic region:
- the LOC4330172 gene encoding cyclin-P4-1-like: MAEGAELVGESAHQDMPRVVAALAGILERVAGRNDAAATPAELAAAPASPFRATAKPGISVRAYAARIARFAGCSPACYVVAYIYLDRLLRRGRRCLALALAVDSYSVHRLLITAVLSAVKFMDDICYNNAYFAKVGGISLAEMNYLEVDFLFGVGFDLNVTPETFADYCAVLQSEMLCAAPPTRLHYCCLSEDDAGSSSSSSLREAAMEAS; this comes from the exons ATGGCCGAGGGCGCAGAGCTGGTGGGGGAGAGCGCCCACCAGGACATGCCGCGGGtggtcgccgcgctcgccggcaTCCTGGAGCGCGTCGCGGGGCGCAACGACGCGGCCGCGACGCCCGCggagctcgccgcggcgccggcgtcgccgtTCCGGGCGACGGCCAAGCCGGGCATCTCCGTCCGCGCGTACGCGGCGCGCATCGCGCGGTTCGCCGGGTGCAGCCCGGCGTGCTACGTCGTCGCCTACATCTACCTCGACCGGCTcctgcgccgcggccggcggtgcctcgccctcgccctcgccgtcgactCCTACAGCGTGCATCGGCTCCTCATCACCGCCGTGCTCTCCGCAGTCAAGTTCATGGATGACAT atGCTACAACAACGCCTACTTCGCCAAGGTCGGGGGCATCAGCCTGGCGGAGATGAACTACCTCGAGGTGGACTTCCTGTTCGGCGTAGGGTTCGACCTGAACGTGACGCCGGAGACGTTCGCCGACTACTGCGCCGTGCTCCAGTCCGAGATGCTctgcgcggcgccgccgacgaggctgCACTACTGCTGCCTGTCCGAGGACGAtgccggcagcagcagcagcagctcgctGCGTGAAGCGGCCATGGAAGCAAGCTAG